From the genome of Nocardia sp. NBC_01503, one region includes:
- a CDS encoding GNAT family N-acetyltransferase, with protein sequence MMSTVALKRSWAQDLDTATLYKLLKLRVEVFVVEQKCAYPELDGLDLGVETRHFWLDDEGEVICTLRLLEEHDDGVKSFRIGRLCTAPSARGHGYTTRVLQAALAEAGSGATVRLNAQTYLVDMYTKHGFKIDGEEYIEDGIPHIPMRRG encoded by the coding sequence ATGATGTCAACGGTTGCTCTCAAAAGGTCGTGGGCCCAGGATCTGGATACCGCGACGCTGTACAAGCTGTTGAAACTTCGCGTAGAAGTCTTCGTCGTCGAGCAGAAATGCGCCTACCCGGAACTGGACGGTCTCGACCTAGGCGTCGAGACCCGTCACTTCTGGCTCGATGACGAGGGTGAGGTAATCTGCACCCTCCGTCTGCTCGAAGAGCACGATGACGGCGTGAAGTCCTTCCGCATCGGCCGCCTCTGCACCGCCCCCTCGGCCCGCGGACACGGCTACACCACCCGCGTCCTGCAAGCAGCCCTGGCCGAAGCGGGCTCCGGCGCCACCGTCCGCCTCAACGCCCAGACCTACCTGGTCGACATGTACACCAAACACGGCTTCAAGATCGACGGCGAAGAGTACATCGAAGACGGCATCCCGCACATCCCCATGCGCCGCGGCTGA
- a CDS encoding magnesium chelatase subunit D family protein, with amino-acid sequence MSVSSVTYSESKRAASDVEVGFPFSAVVGQERLQLALILCAVHPGIGGVLVRGEKGTAKSTVVRALAQLLPPVVDESGARPARLVELPVGATEDRVVGSLDLERVLRDGEQAFKPGLLAAAHHGVLYVDEVNLLHDHLVDVLLDAAAMGRVHIERDGVSHSHPARFVLVGTMNPEEGELRPQLLDRFGLTVDVVASREVDVRMAVVRRRLDFEADPAGFAASYAGADHEVAERILTARDRIAEVTLDNVELRRIAALCATFDVDGMRADLVVARTATAHAAWRGGATVTEADVRIAAELALPHRRRRDPFDEPGISEEQLDDAMAQAAEEAARAGDDLGKAEAAPRHDAESREPNPDDDPDGPGGGADPPAGEQDSPQGADRQNSAQPDGGAPDGAHDGPLDGVHDGPADNRDWSTLDSSAGSDSPQRPGDRDEPDGKGDKPSQREGRSAAPAQSIAKPPRWEVPGVGEGAPGRRSRARTRQGRVVRPTPETGTGLHLLGTIFAAAPHQRARGRLTGPLEFAPGDLRGAYREGREGNLVVFVVDASGSMASRDRLSAVTGAVVALLRDAYQRRDKVAVITVRGQDAELVLPPTSSVDIAVRRLADMRTGGKTPLAQGLLKAREVVHREHIRDPHRRPMLVMLTDGRATGGPDPVPRARAAARLLANESVTAMVVDCERGMIRLGLARDLARELRGGYLQLAELTGDSVAGVVRATRAA; translated from the coding sequence GTGTCCGTCTCCTCTGTGACTTACTCCGAATCCAAGCGTGCGGCCTCCGATGTCGAGGTCGGGTTTCCGTTCTCGGCGGTGGTGGGGCAGGAGCGGTTGCAGTTGGCTTTGATTCTCTGCGCCGTCCATCCCGGGATCGGTGGGGTGCTGGTGCGGGGCGAGAAGGGGACGGCGAAGTCGACCGTGGTTCGGGCGCTGGCGCAATTGTTGCCGCCGGTGGTGGACGAGAGTGGGGCCCGGCCCGCACGGCTGGTGGAGTTGCCGGTGGGGGCCACCGAGGACCGGGTGGTCGGGTCGCTGGACCTGGAGCGGGTGCTGCGCGATGGGGAGCAGGCGTTCAAGCCCGGTTTGCTCGCGGCCGCGCATCACGGCGTGCTCTATGTCGACGAGGTGAATCTGCTGCACGACCATCTGGTCGATGTGCTGCTCGATGCCGCCGCCATGGGGCGGGTGCATATCGAGCGCGATGGCGTATCGCATTCGCATCCGGCGCGATTCGTGCTCGTGGGCACCATGAATCCCGAAGAGGGCGAGCTGCGCCCGCAGCTGCTCGACCGCTTCGGGCTCACCGTGGACGTCGTCGCCTCCCGTGAGGTGGATGTCCGGATGGCCGTGGTGCGCCGCCGCCTCGACTTCGAAGCCGATCCCGCCGGGTTCGCCGCGAGCTACGCCGGTGCGGATCACGAAGTGGCGGAACGCATTCTGACCGCGCGCGACCGCATCGCCGAGGTCACCCTCGACAATGTGGAGCTGCGCCGCATCGCCGCGCTCTGCGCGACCTTCGATGTCGACGGTATGCGTGCCGACCTGGTCGTCGCCCGTACCGCCACCGCGCACGCCGCCTGGCGCGGCGGCGCTACCGTCACCGAGGCCGATGTGCGCATTGCCGCGGAACTCGCACTGCCACACCGTCGTAGGCGCGATCCGTTCGATGAACCGGGTATCAGCGAGGAACAACTCGACGACGCCATGGCGCAGGCGGCCGAGGAAGCGGCGCGAGCCGGTGACGACCTGGGAAAAGCTGAAGCGGCTCCGCGGCATGATGCGGAGTCGCGGGAACCGAATCCGGACGACGATCCCGACGGTCCCGGTGGTGGCGCGGATCCGCCTGCGGGTGAACAGGATTCACCGCAGGGTGCTGATCGGCAGAACTCGGCGCAGCCGGACGGTGGAGCCCCGGACGGTGCGCACGATGGGCCATTGGATGGTGTGCACGACGGCCCTGCGGACAATCGGGATTGGTCCACCCTCGACAGCTCGGCCGGTTCGGATTCGCCGCAGCGTCCGGGCGACCGCGACGAACCGGATGGCAAGGGCGACAAGCCATCCCAGCGTGAGGGTCGCTCCGCCGCACCCGCCCAATCCATCGCCAAACCTCCACGCTGGGAGGTCCCCGGCGTAGGTGAGGGCGCTCCCGGTCGTCGCTCCCGCGCGCGTACTCGTCAGGGTCGCGTCGTCCGCCCCACCCCCGAAACCGGCACCGGTCTGCACCTGCTCGGCACCATCTTCGCCGCCGCCCCGCACCAGCGGGCCCGTGGCCGCCTGACCGGCCCCCTCGAATTCGCCCCCGGTGATCTGCGCGGCGCGTATCGCGAAGGCCGCGAAGGCAATCTGGTCGTCTTCGTGGTCGACGCGTCGGGCTCCATGGCCTCCCGCGACCGCCTCTCCGCCGTCACCGGCGCGGTGGTGGCCCTGCTCCGCGACGCCTACCAGCGGCGCGACAAGGTCGCCGTCATCACGGTCCGCGGTCAGGACGCCGAACTGGTTCTGCCGCCCACCTCCTCGGTGGATATCGCCGTCCGCCGCCTCGCCGATATGCGCACCGGCGGCAAAACCCCACTCGCCCAAGGACTTCTGAAGGCCCGCGAGGTCGTCCACCGCGAACATATCCGCGACCCGCACCGCCGCCCCATGCTCGTCATGCTCACCGACGGCCGGGCCACCGGCGGCCCCGATCCGGTCCCGCGCGCCCGCGCCGCCGCCCGCCTGCTGGCCAATGAATCGGTCACCGCCATGGTCGTCGACTGTGAACGCGGCATGATCCGCCTCGGCCTGGCCCGCGACCTCGCCCGGGAGCTCCGCGGCGGCTACCTGCAACTGGCCGAACTCACCGGCGATTCCGTAGCGGGCGTGGTCCGAGCCACCCGCGCCGCCTGA
- the cobO gene encoding cob(I)yrinic acid a,c-diamide adenosyltransferase, giving the protein MPKGVPLAESIPDDGLTTRQRRNLPVLAVHTGPGKGKSTAAFGMALRAWNQGFDVAVFQFVKSAKWKVGEEAAFRTLGQLHEETGAGGAVEWHKMGEGWSWTRKQGSDEDHAAAALAGWQEIKRRLEAEQHRFYVLDEFTYPLKWGWVDVDEVVATLRDRPGNQHVVITGRDAPQALVDAADLVTEMTKVKHPMDAGRKGQRGIEW; this is encoded by the coding sequence ATGCCCAAGGGTGTTCCGTTGGCCGAGAGCATTCCCGACGACGGGTTGACCACGCGGCAGCGGCGCAATCTGCCGGTGCTGGCCGTGCACACCGGACCGGGCAAGGGGAAGTCGACGGCCGCGTTCGGGATGGCGCTGCGGGCGTGGAATCAGGGCTTCGATGTGGCGGTGTTCCAATTCGTGAAGAGCGCCAAATGGAAGGTGGGGGAGGAGGCCGCCTTCCGCACCCTGGGGCAGCTGCACGAGGAGACCGGCGCGGGCGGGGCGGTCGAATGGCACAAGATGGGCGAGGGCTGGTCCTGGACCCGTAAACAGGGGTCCGATGAGGATCATGCCGCCGCGGCGCTGGCCGGATGGCAGGAGATCAAGCGGCGGCTCGAGGCCGAACAGCATCGCTTCTATGTGCTGGACGAGTTCACCTACCCGCTCAAATGGGGCTGGGTGGATGTGGACGAGGTCGTCGCGACGCTGCGCGATCGGCCCGGCAACCAGCATGTGGTGATCACCGGACGCGATGCCCCGCAGGCGCTCGTGGATGCCGCCGATCTCGTCACCGAGATGACGAAGGTCAAGCACCCGATGGACGCGGGCCGTAAAGGCCAGCGCGGCATCGAATGGTGA
- a CDS encoding cobyrinate a,c-diamide synthase — MSVPAVVIAAPASGSGKTTLATGLIGALRRAGHRVAPFKVGPDYIDPGYHGLAAGRPGRNLDPVLCGAERVVPLYRHGSADCDIAVVEGVMGLFDGRIDDNNTDPIAEGSTAQIAAMLGAPVVLVVDARGHSQSLAALLHGFATYDSGIRLGGVILNRVGSERHEQVLRAACTRVGLPVLGALPRLAELSVPSRHLGLIPAIEHGSAAQSAVDAMTDLVAAHIDLAAVVALADSRTTGPAWNPRAELRAAAELEAVAGPPAVATGIGGNDESGTGVGGLTNTSGPGTGGGVVEAALANITEGASAERSAGPVIAVAGGAAFTFGYAEHRELLEAAGARVVVFDPTRDELPTGTAGLVIPGGFPEEHAADLSANTALLASIADQARRGLPIHAECAGLLYLTRSLDGHRMAGVVDVDAEFGPRLTLGYRDAVALTDSPLWRAGERVRGHEFHRTRLAAPPTDSVAWAWRAPSGETVREGATLHNVHASYLHTHPAGNPAAIARFVTAAKTFASTRTPA; from the coding sequence GTGAGCGTGCCCGCGGTGGTGATCGCCGCGCCCGCCTCGGGGAGCGGAAAGACCACGCTCGCAACCGGATTGATCGGCGCCCTGCGGCGCGCCGGACATCGGGTCGCACCGTTCAAGGTAGGCCCCGACTATATCGATCCCGGCTATCACGGTCTGGCCGCCGGACGTCCGGGCCGTAATCTGGACCCGGTGCTCTGCGGAGCCGAACGCGTTGTCCCGCTGTACCGCCACGGTAGCGCCGACTGCGATATCGCCGTGGTCGAGGGCGTTATGGGCCTGTTCGACGGCCGTATCGACGATAACAACACCGACCCCATCGCCGAGGGCTCCACCGCCCAGATCGCCGCCATGCTCGGCGCCCCGGTAGTCCTGGTCGTCGACGCTCGCGGCCACAGCCAGAGCCTGGCCGCCCTCCTGCACGGCTTCGCCACCTACGACAGCGGAATCCGTTTGGGTGGAGTAATTCTCAACCGCGTAGGCAGCGAACGCCACGAACAGGTCCTGCGCGCCGCCTGCACCCGAGTGGGCCTGCCGGTCCTGGGCGCACTCCCGCGCCTGGCCGAACTGTCTGTTCCGTCAAGGCATCTCGGCCTGATACCTGCGATAGAGCACGGCTCCGCCGCCCAATCCGCCGTGGACGCCATGACGGATCTCGTTGCCGCCCACATAGACCTGGCCGCAGTAGTCGCGCTGGCAGACTCTCGCACCACCGGCCCGGCCTGGAATCCCCGCGCCGAGCTGCGGGCTGCCGCCGAACTCGAAGCCGTCGCCGGACCACCGGCGGTCGCCACCGGGATCGGCGGCAACGATGAATCAGGCACTGGCGTAGGAGGTCTCACGAATACTTCGGGACCGGGCACGGGTGGCGGTGTGGTGGAGGCAGCGCTGGCGAATATCACCGAAGGTGCGTCAGCCGAGCGCAGCGCGGGCCCGGTGATCGCGGTGGCAGGCGGTGCCGCCTTCACCTTCGGCTATGCCGAGCACCGTGAACTCCTGGAGGCGGCCGGAGCGCGGGTGGTGGTCTTCGACCCCACCCGTGATGAACTCCCCACCGGCACAGCGGGTCTGGTGATTCCCGGTGGATTCCCCGAAGAGCACGCCGCCGACCTCTCCGCGAATACCGCTCTCCTGGCATCCATCGCCGACCAGGCTCGCCGGGGCTTGCCCATCCACGCCGAATGCGCGGGTCTGCTCTACCTGACCCGCTCCCTGGACGGCCACCGCATGGCCGGAGTGGTCGACGTCGACGCGGAGTTCGGCCCCCGCCTGACCCTCGGCTACCGAGATGCCGTGGCCCTCACCGACTCTCCCCTCTGGCGGGCGGGCGAACGCGTCCGAGGCCACGAGTTCCACCGCACCCGCCTAGCCGCCCCACCCACCGACTCGGTCGCCTGGGCCTGGCGCGCCCCCTCCGGCGAAACAGTCCGCGAAGGCGCGACCCTCCACAACGTCCACGCCTCCTACCTCCACACCCACCCCGCCGGCAACCCCGCCGCTATAGCCCGCTTCGTCACCGCCGCAAAAACTTTCGCCAGCACCCGCACCCCGGCATGA
- a CDS encoding cobalamin biosynthesis protein, with translation MTSRDLPPGPYAVGIGLRAGAEAAIIAAAVRACLGDFEIACLATVDRRANEPGLVGAAQLLGVPVVVFPVDQLARVPVPNPSARTAEALGTPSVAEAAALSASRGGELTVPKTVISGITLAAALIRD, from the coding sequence ATGACATCGCGCGACCTCCCACCCGGTCCCTACGCGGTGGGGATCGGGCTGCGCGCGGGAGCGGAAGCCGCCATCATCGCCGCCGCCGTCCGAGCATGCCTGGGCGACTTCGAGATCGCCTGCCTGGCAACGGTCGATCGTCGCGCGAACGAGCCGGGCCTCGTAGGCGCGGCGCAGCTGCTCGGGGTGCCGGTGGTGGTATTCCCCGTCGATCAGCTGGCCCGGGTCCCGGTGCCGAATCCTTCGGCCCGCACCGCCGAGGCACTCGGCACGCCCAGCGTCGCCGAGGCCGCCGCGCTCTCGGCCTCGCGGGGCGGCGAACTGACCGTGCCGAAGACCGTCATCAGCGGAATTACCCTGGCCGCCGCGCTAATTCGCGATTGA
- a CDS encoding phosphotransferase family protein, with translation MSADDPNQRWELTVSDRDNDQLAEQLAAWLATKVDADDAPRVTSLTKPQAGGMSSTTLLFEAEWTKDGEPAGGSFVARMPPEQSAFPVFENYDLETQYAVMAGVAEATDIPVPPLCWMESDASILGSPFFVMRRVSGRVAEDNPPYVFFGWVFDSTPEERLEITRKTVEAIAKVHGIENPEQKFPMLDGEGSALRRHFEAQKQWYNWALANDGFRIPLLERTFEYLEQNWPGDSGPDVLSWGDARPGNIMFSEETGETAAVLDWEMAAIGPRELDVAWPILIHRFFQDIATQFDQPGLPDFLRRSDIEKLYQEQTGHTLVDLDWYLTYAALRHGIVMARIKRRMIHFGEDTDTADRDDYVMHRRLLEALLDGTYAWD, from the coding sequence ATGTCGGCCGACGACCCCAACCAGAGATGGGAACTCACCGTCTCGGACCGGGACAATGATCAACTCGCGGAGCAGTTGGCGGCGTGGCTCGCCACCAAGGTCGACGCCGATGACGCGCCGCGCGTGACGTCGCTGACCAAACCGCAGGCGGGTGGCATGTCCAGCACCACACTGCTTTTCGAGGCCGAATGGACCAAGGACGGCGAGCCCGCGGGCGGCTCCTTCGTGGCCCGGATGCCACCGGAGCAGAGCGCCTTCCCGGTCTTCGAGAACTACGATCTGGAAACCCAGTACGCCGTGATGGCCGGGGTCGCCGAGGCCACCGATATTCCGGTGCCGCCGCTGTGCTGGATGGAGAGCGACGCGTCCATCCTCGGATCGCCGTTCTTCGTCATGCGACGGGTGAGCGGCCGTGTGGCGGAAGACAATCCGCCGTACGTGTTCTTCGGCTGGGTCTTCGACTCCACCCCCGAGGAGCGGCTGGAGATCACTCGTAAGACCGTCGAGGCCATCGCCAAGGTGCACGGCATCGAGAATCCCGAGCAGAAGTTCCCCATGCTGGACGGCGAGGGGTCGGCGCTGCGGCGGCACTTCGAGGCGCAGAAGCAGTGGTACAACTGGGCGCTGGCCAATGACGGATTCCGAATCCCGTTGCTGGAGCGCACCTTCGAATACCTGGAGCAGAACTGGCCGGGCGACTCCGGACCGGATGTGCTCAGCTGGGGTGACGCGCGACCGGGCAACATCATGTTCTCCGAGGAGACCGGCGAGACCGCCGCGGTGCTGGACTGGGAGATGGCCGCCATCGGCCCGCGCGAACTGGATGTGGCCTGGCCCATCCTGATTCACCGCTTCTTCCAGGACATCGCCACCCAGTTCGATCAGCCCGGACTCCCGGACTTCCTGCGCCGCAGCGATATCGAGAAGCTGTATCAGGAGCAGACCGGGCACACCTTGGTCGATCTGGACTGGTACCTCACCTACGCGGCGCTGCGGCACGGCATTGTCATGGCCCGTATCAAGCGCCGCATGATCCATTTCGGCGAGGACACCGACACCGCCGACCGCGACGACTACGTCATGCACCGACGACTGCTCGAGGCCCTCCTCGACGGCACCTACGCCTGGGATTGA
- a CDS encoding DoxX family protein: MSAPAMAAADELDQPEGAPAPPWKPLTRIGFRFVSAYLTLFCVIYPQPLFALLGIVQIWLPDSLVMRYADFPHPIVEWVGRTVFGTDVRLNLNSGSGDQAYLWVLTFCVLALAVVVTAVWSLLDRRRTEYRGPAGWFLLFIRIILAGQMLGYGFAKFIPLQMPVPTLSTLVTPYGDLTHMGVLWNQVGTSPVYESLLGLAEIVGGVLLLLPRTQLAGAMLSLVSMAQVWILNMTFDVPVKLLSFHLMLLSLALLAPDARRLTAVLLGRSAAASTAPTPFRTPRSRRISDLALIALLFWMTAACVHTSWEGWHKYGPGRPQSELLGVWNVTELTRDGQSVPPLLTDETRWRRIIFDNPEYAEYQRMNDSLSPVLTEYDSGAHRLTMSEPTGTDPLATFTYERPAKDRLILTGELDGHPVTMTLTLVDSDRMPVRQGGLHLVQDEPDGVR, from the coding sequence ATGAGTGCACCGGCGATGGCCGCGGCGGACGAGCTCGACCAACCGGAAGGCGCACCGGCGCCACCGTGGAAACCATTGACCCGCATAGGATTCCGATTCGTCAGCGCCTACCTGACGCTGTTCTGTGTCATCTACCCGCAACCTCTCTTCGCACTGCTGGGCATCGTGCAGATCTGGCTGCCCGATTCGCTGGTGATGCGGTACGCGGACTTCCCGCATCCGATCGTGGAGTGGGTGGGCCGCACCGTCTTCGGCACCGATGTACGCCTGAATCTGAACTCCGGCAGCGGCGATCAGGCGTACCTGTGGGTGCTCACCTTCTGCGTGCTGGCGCTCGCCGTCGTGGTGACGGCGGTCTGGTCACTGCTGGATCGCCGCCGCACCGAATACCGCGGTCCGGCCGGTTGGTTCCTGCTGTTCATTCGCATCATCCTGGCCGGGCAGATGCTCGGCTACGGCTTCGCGAAGTTCATTCCGCTGCAGATGCCTGTCCCCACCCTGTCCACGCTGGTCACGCCGTACGGCGACCTGACCCATATGGGGGTGCTGTGGAATCAGGTCGGCACCTCACCGGTGTACGAGAGCCTGCTCGGCCTGGCGGAGATCGTCGGCGGCGTCCTGCTGCTGCTCCCGCGCACCCAGTTGGCCGGCGCCATGCTCAGCCTGGTCAGCATGGCCCAGGTGTGGATTCTGAATATGACCTTCGATGTGCCGGTCAAACTGCTCTCATTCCACCTGATGCTGCTCTCGCTGGCGCTGCTCGCCCCCGATGCGCGCCGTTTGACCGCGGTGCTGCTGGGCCGATCCGCCGCGGCCTCGACCGCGCCCACCCCGTTCCGAACACCGCGATCCCGTCGAATAAGTGACCTCGCCCTGATCGCACTCCTGTTCTGGATGACGGCCGCCTGCGTCCACACCAGCTGGGAGGGCTGGCACAAATACGGCCCGGGTCGGCCGCAATCCGAACTCCTCGGCGTCTGGAATGTCACCGAACTCACCCGTGACGGGCAGTCGGTGCCGCCTTTGCTCACCGATGAGACCCGCTGGCGGCGCATTATTTTCGACAATCCGGAGTATGCCGAGTATCAGCGCATGAACGACAGTCTGAGCCCGGTGCTGACCGAATACGATTCCGGCGCACACCGTCTCACCATGAGTGAGCCCACCGGCACGGACCCGCTCGCGACCTTCACCTATGAGCGCCCCGCGAAGGACCGACTGATTCTCACCGGTGAACTCGATGGCCATCCGGTGACAATGACCCTCACCCTGGTGGACAGCGATCGAATGCCGGTGCGGCAGGGCGGATTACACCTCGTCCAGGACGAGCCCGACGGTGTGCGATAA
- a CDS encoding PPOX class F420-dependent oxidoreductase: protein MTTLPEDLKSHIDKSNVFATVATLGKDGHPHLTVIWLIREGDELIFSTTVTRQMYLNLVRDPRATVMINPPENPYVYAEIRGTVTFEPDPERALPNKISHKFTGKPYAEFNPASVNDSERVIARITPTKVMSRI from the coding sequence GTGACGACACTCCCCGAGGATCTGAAGAGTCATATCGACAAGTCGAACGTCTTCGCCACCGTGGCGACGCTCGGCAAAGACGGACACCCCCATCTCACCGTCATATGGCTCATTCGCGAAGGTGATGAGCTGATCTTCTCCACCACGGTGACGCGTCAGATGTATCTCAATCTGGTTCGTGACCCGCGCGCGACGGTAATGATCAACCCGCCGGAGAACCCGTACGTCTACGCCGAGATCCGGGGCACGGTCACCTTCGAACCCGATCCGGAGCGCGCGCTGCCGAATAAGATCTCGCACAAGTTCACCGGTAAGCCCTACGCCGAATTCAATCCCGCCTCGGTCAATGATTCCGAGCGGGTGATCGCGCGCATCACTCCCACCAAGGTCATGAGCCGCATCTGA
- the cobA gene encoding uroporphyrinogen-III C-methyltransferase, translating to MPHTSAASDEQPAGDPNYLVGLDLNGRRVVVVGGGTVAQRRLGLLIASGADVHVISREATPAVEGMATSGQITLELRAYADGDLDGAWYAMTCTDEPETNAAVVEEATRRRIFCVRADNARLGTAVTPATARYDGMSLGVLAGGQHRRSAAVRNALLEALQSGVVTDDSAPVAPGVALVGGGPGDPDLITVRGRRLLARANLVVADRLAPPELLAELGPEVEVVDAAKIPYGRAMAQEAINTALIEGAKAGKFVVRLKGGDPYVFGRGYEELEACVEAGIPVTVVPGVTSAISVPALAGIPVTHRGVTHEFVVVSGHIAPDHPDSLVDWPALARLRGTLVLLMAVERIDKFAAALLEGGRAADTPVTIVQEGSLRTQRIVRADLSTVADRVRAEGIRPPAIIVVGPTAGFTAGTPDGENSAAEIH from the coding sequence GTGCCACACACGTCAGCCGCATCCGATGAACAGCCCGCCGGGGACCCGAACTACCTGGTCGGGCTCGATTTGAACGGCCGCCGCGTCGTTGTCGTCGGCGGTGGGACCGTCGCTCAACGCCGGCTCGGACTGCTCATCGCCTCCGGTGCGGACGTGCATGTGATCAGCCGCGAGGCCACCCCGGCCGTCGAGGGCATGGCCACCTCCGGGCAGATCACGCTGGAGCTGCGGGCGTACGCCGACGGTGATCTGGACGGCGCCTGGTACGCCATGACCTGCACCGATGAGCCCGAAACCAATGCGGCCGTGGTCGAAGAGGCGACGCGCAGGCGGATCTTCTGCGTGCGCGCCGACAATGCCCGGCTCGGCACCGCCGTCACCCCGGCCACCGCGCGCTATGACGGTATGAGCCTGGGCGTGCTCGCGGGCGGTCAGCACCGGCGTTCGGCCGCGGTGCGCAACGCCCTGCTCGAGGCCCTGCAATCCGGTGTGGTGACCGACGATTCAGCGCCCGTCGCCCCCGGCGTCGCATTGGTCGGCGGCGGACCCGGCGATCCCGATCTCATCACCGTGCGCGGCCGCCGACTGCTGGCGCGCGCGAATCTCGTTGTCGCGGACCGGCTCGCGCCGCCGGAGTTGCTCGCCGAACTCGGTCCGGAGGTCGAGGTGGTGGACGCCGCCAAGATTCCGTACGGTCGCGCCATGGCACAGGAGGCCATCAATACCGCGCTCATCGAGGGCGCGAAGGCGGGCAAGTTCGTGGTCCGTCTCAAGGGCGGCGATCCCTATGTCTTCGGCCGCGGGTACGAGGAGCTCGAAGCCTGCGTCGAGGCCGGTATCCCGGTGACGGTCGTACCCGGTGTCACCAGTGCCATCTCGGTGCCCGCCCTGGCCGGAATCCCGGTCACCCATCGCGGTGTCACCCATGAATTCGTCGTGGTCAGCGGCCATATCGCCCCGGACCATCCGGATTCGCTGGTCGATTGGCCCGCGCTGGCCAGACTGCGCGGCACCCTGGTGCTGTTGATGGCGGTCGAGCGCATCGACAAGTTCGCCGCCGCCCTGCTCGAGGGTGGTCGGGCCGCGGATACCCCGGTCACCATCGTCCAGGAGGGCAGCCTGCGCACCCAGCGCATCGTGCGTGCCGACCTGTCGACGGTCGCCGATCGTGTTCGCGCCGAAGGTATTCGCCCCCCGGCCATCATCGTCGTCGGCCCGACCGCCGGTTTCACCGCCGGAACTCCCGACGGTGAGAACTCCGCCGCCGAAATCCACTGA